From the Clostridium putrefaciens genome, one window contains:
- a CDS encoding site-2 protease family protein: protein MLRNFDVLGIILSVPAILLGFTLHEYAHALVADRLGDKTPRFQGRLTLNPIAHVDPVGFLMILLLGFGWAKPVQVNPYAFKNRYKDDLKVSLAGPLANLFLAVFSALVLALVIFMSKFYVGGRLVSILIAIIKPILTINCMLFFLNLMPIPGFDGFHILRDMFPKEFNKYSETINRYQNIILIIFIVSPISSYLVGNPARALAQGLINVSFKLTGM, encoded by the coding sequence ATGTTACGAAATTTTGACGTTTTAGGTATCATTTTAAGTGTACCTGCAATTTTATTAGGTTTTACCTTACACGAATATGCTCATGCTTTAGTTGCAGACAGATTAGGCGATAAAACACCTAGGTTTCAGGGCAGATTAACCCTAAATCCTATAGCGCATGTTGATCCAGTAGGGTTTTTAATGATTCTACTTCTAGGTTTTGGGTGGGCTAAGCCTGTACAGGTAAATCCTTATGCATTTAAAAATAGATATAAAGATGATTTAAAGGTATCTCTTGCGGGGCCTTTGGCAAACTTATTTTTAGCGGTATTTAGTGCTTTAGTACTTGCGTTAGTTATATTTATGAGTAAATTTTATGTTGGGGGAAGGCTTGTAAGTATATTAATAGCAATTATTAAACCTATCCTAACAATTAATTGCATGTTATTTTTCTTAAATCTTATGCCTATACCCGGATTCGATGGATTTCATATTTTAAGAGATATGTTTCCTAAAGAATTTAATAAATATTCAGAAACCATAAATAGATATCAAAATATCATATTAATCATATTTATAGTATCACCAATATCTTCGTATTTAGTTGGGAATCCTGCACGCGCTTTAGCACAAGGTCTCATAAATGTTTCATTTAAACTTACGGGTATGTAA
- a CDS encoding ABC transporter permease — translation MIKSILYKNKKSVYIFIIFFVITIFMALSISTIQSAIEDQLKLNDLTSKNAILFEIKNCERVSPNDFMKKLNDYDNIYFEKRGLNPGALNGNAIYFSKFKNIENMYPMLKGEFFKEKSFLEDKPEAVVGKSVYDKCEDIDGTKYFQYLSINYKVIGVMGYEDRESKFDSNFLINFNSYLNAFDNINNEGYMIDSAINTKKVYNDLDTDLKSLDGKVSMIEENNKNRNPIVESLIDSFEVLSVVLVLIAVVFLNTFNICISWILSKSREISIKKALGGTNTKIILELVFEYLKITISACIFGSLVYFFIIKFGLIKIYSGDIYLLGSIGTFIITNLLGLISILIPARRILNIKPALGMKG, via the coding sequence ATGATAAAAAGTATATTATACAAAAATAAAAAGTCAGTATATATATTTATAATATTCTTTGTAATAACAATATTTATGGCATTATCTATTTCAACAATACAATCTGCAATAGAAGATCAGCTTAAATTAAATGATTTAACTTCTAAAAATGCTATTTTATTTGAAATTAAAAATTGTGAAAGGGTTTCACCTAATGATTTTATGAAAAAACTTAATGATTATGACAACATATATTTTGAAAAAAGGGGTTTAAATCCTGGAGCTCTTAATGGAAATGCTATATATTTTAGTAAGTTCAAAAATATAGAAAACATGTACCCCATGTTAAAGGGTGAATTTTTCAAGGAGAAGAGTTTTTTAGAAGATAAGCCTGAAGCGGTTGTTGGAAAAAGTGTCTATGATAAATGTGAAGACATAGATGGAACTAAATATTTTCAGTATTTATCTATAAACTATAAAGTTATAGGGGTCATGGGATATGAAGATAGGGAATCAAAGTTTGACTCAAACTTTTTGATTAATTTTAATTCTTATTTAAATGCCTTTGATAATATTAACAATGAGGGATATATGATAGATTCAGCAATTAATACTAAGAAAGTCTACAATGATTTGGATACTGATTTAAAATCTTTAGATGGGAAGGTTTCTATGATAGAAGAAAATAATAAGAATAGAAATCCTATTGTGGAATCACTTATAGATTCTTTTGAGGTTCTATCAGTAGTTTTAGTCTTAATAGCGGTGGTATTCTTAAATACCTTTAACATATGTATAAGTTGGATATTATCAAAATCTAGAGAAATTTCTATAAAGAAAGCATTGGGAGGTACAAATACTAAAATTATATTAGAGTTAGTTTTTGAATATTTGAAAATTACTATATCTGCATGTATATTTGGATCTTTAGTGTATTTTTTCATAATAAAGTTCGGTTTAATAAAAATATATAGTGGGGATATATATTTGTTAGGGTCTATAGGTACATTTATTATAACTAATCTTTTAGGGCTAATATCTATCTTAATTCCTGCCAGACGTATTCTTAATATCAAGCCGGCCTTGGGGATGAAGGGGTGA
- a CDS encoding ABC transporter ATP-binding protein: MELIKLNNVSKAYGEKDNKFYALKDINVTINSGELIAIIGPSGSGKSTLLNIIGTLDTYTNGEYILKKENIGGLNDRKLAKYRNSTFGFVVQHFALINEYSVYKNIEVPLKYANISKKTRKERINYVLRTLELEDKSSKFPTQLSGGQCQRVAIARALVNNPDIILADEPTGALDSKTGSVVMDTFRNMNKEGKTVIIITHDERIAKQCNRVIKIIDGQLVG, from the coding sequence ATGGAGCTTATTAAATTAAACAATGTATCAAAGGCTTATGGGGAAAAAGATAACAAATTCTACGCTTTAAAAGATATTAATGTTACTATAAATTCAGGAGAGCTAATAGCCATAATTGGGCCGTCAGGATCAGGAAAGTCAACTTTGTTAAATATTATAGGAACTTTAGATACTTATACTAATGGAGAATATATATTGAAGAAAGAAAATATAGGGGGACTAAATGACAGGAAATTAGCCAAATATAGAAATAGTACATTTGGGTTTGTAGTTCAACATTTTGCATTAATTAATGAGTATTCAGTTTATAAGAACATCGAAGTGCCTTTAAAATATGCAAATATCAGTAAAAAAACTAGAAAAGAGAGAATAAATTATGTTTTGAGAACTTTAGAATTAGAAGATAAGAGCAGTAAATTTCCTACTCAGCTATCAGGGGGACAATGCCAACGGGTAGCAATAGCAAGAGCATTAGTTAATAACCCTGATATAATATTAGCTGATGAACCAACAGGTGCTTTAGATAGTAAAACAGGAAGTGTTGTAATGGATACATTTAGGAATATGAATAAGGAAGGTAAAACGGTAATAATAATAACTCATGATGAAAGAATAGCAAAACAATGTAATAGAGTTATAAAGATTATTGATGGGCAATTGGTAGGGTAG
- the trmB gene encoding tRNA (guanosine(46)-N7)-methyltransferase TrmB: MRLRKKWWARPELEQSKEVITEPKLLKGKWKEEFNNSNPIYLELGCGKGKFIGTQAQANKDINFIGIDLKDEVLVYALRKVNEVEREVDNIRLIPLEIAFIEEVFDKNEISRIYINFCNPWPKLSHNKRRLTHSRFLERYKTFLQPESEIWFKSDDKELFNDSLEYFNESGFELLYHTYDLHNSDFKENIMTEYEEKFRSKGMKIMFLRAKLK; encoded by the coding sequence ATGAGACTTAGAAAAAAATGGTGGGCAAGACCAGAACTAGAACAAAGCAAAGAAGTAATAACAGAACCAAAACTATTAAAAGGCAAGTGGAAAGAGGAATTTAATAATAGTAATCCTATCTATCTAGAACTTGGGTGTGGAAAAGGTAAATTTATAGGTACACAAGCACAGGCTAATAAAGATATAAATTTTATTGGTATAGATTTAAAAGATGAAGTTCTAGTTTATGCCTTAAGAAAAGTAAATGAAGTAGAAAGGGAAGTAGATAACATACGACTCATACCTTTAGAAATTGCATTTATAGAAGAAGTATTTGATAAAAATGAAATATCTAGGATATACATTAATTTTTGTAATCCATGGCCTAAATTAAGCCATAACAAAAGAAGGCTTACCCACTCAAGGTTTCTAGAAAGATACAAAACCTTTTTACAACCTGAAAGTGAGATTTGGTTTAAAAGTGATGATAAAGAATTATTTAATGATTCACTAGAGTACTTTAATGAAAGTGGATTTGAATTGCTTTACCATACCTACGATCTTCATAATTCAGACTTTAAAGAAAACATCATGACAGAATACGAAGAGAAATTCCGAAGTAAGGGAATGAAGATAATGTTTTTGAGGGCTAAGCTTAAGTAG
- a CDS encoding FtsX-like permease family protein, producing MRTLNNIKSSYLCLSNRIIASIIILIQLTLSFVFFYEGVHIGYESYEKTKNMSKVLGDKSIYFLNEHSDLDYLNSVIFKQDDVITRMEEFENFLCDNDNFTIYRSNNEPLSIVNSKNIQLIKDQQSPNFKDGYDSVYGIDIDENFLKNFNYKLSEGSILDTDDFETTDPLNVLVGSDFKSYYKAGDTIDGYIVNLDKNVKLKIKGFIEKGELYVDQRFNASNIETMDNKIIFPRIKNLSKENEFYRYSLYTNYLETNVVSDLSHQKISELINNKSRELNLYDIEVLSKEGEMSYYKDITSRQLSLIFIIGALIILFTAINIITSLTDYIMKQRKEFAVNLMCGATKSDLIQGIYFTIIMLIVISLFLSNIFYKFIFKVSMDIFSFKFLSLIIFSVILSIVLLIIPYFNIRNNSLIEVLKDE from the coding sequence ATGAGAACACTAAATAATATTAAAAGCTCTTACCTATGTTTATCAAATAGAATTATAGCATCTATAATTATACTTATTCAATTAACATTGTCCTTTGTATTTTTTTATGAAGGTGTGCATATAGGATATGAAAGCTATGAAAAAACAAAAAATATGTCCAAAGTATTAGGAGATAAAAGTATATATTTTTTAAATGAGCATAGCGATTTAGATTACTTAAATTCTGTGATATTTAAACAAGATGATGTTATTACTAGAATGGAAGAATTTGAAAACTTCTTATGTGATAATGACAATTTTACAATATATAGATCAAATAATGAGCCTTTGTCCATAGTAAACTCTAAAAATATACAGTTAATAAAAGATCAACAATCGCCAAATTTTAAAGATGGATATGACAGTGTTTATGGTATAGATATTGATGAAAACTTTTTGAAAAATTTCAATTATAAGTTATCAGAAGGAAGTATTTTAGATACTGATGATTTTGAAACTACTGATCCGCTTAATGTATTAGTAGGAAGTGATTTTAAAAGTTACTATAAAGCAGGGGATACGATTGACGGATATATTGTTAATCTAGATAAAAATGTAAAGTTAAAAATCAAAGGGTTTATAGAAAAAGGAGAGCTATATGTAGATCAGAGGTTTAATGCAAGTAACATAGAAACTATGGATAATAAAATAATTTTTCCTAGAATAAAAAATCTATCTAAGGAAAATGAATTCTATAGATATTCTCTTTACACTAATTATTTAGAGACTAATGTAGTATCAGATTTATCTCACCAGAAAATATCTGAACTTATTAATAATAAATCAAGAGAATTAAACTTATATGATATTGAGGTTTTAAGTAAAGAAGGAGAAATGAGTTATTATAAGGATATAACATCAAGACAATTAAGTTTAATATTTATAATTGGAGCATTAATAATACTATTTACAGCTATAAATATAATAACTTCTTTAACTGACTATATAATGAAGCAAAGAAAGGAATTTGCAGTTAATTTGATGTGTGGAGCTACTAAATCTGATTTAATTCAAGGAATATATTTCACAATTATAATGTTAATTGTAATATCTCTTTTCCTAAGTAATATATTTTATAAATTTATTTTTAAAGTATCTATGGATATATTTAGTTTTAAATTTCTAAGTTTAATTATCTTTTCAGTAATATTGTCAATAGTATTACTTATAATTCCATATTTTAATATAAGAAATAATTCTTTAATAGAGGTATTGAAAGATGAATAA
- a CDS encoding phosphodiester glycosidase family protein produces the protein MNKNSKKIKKKKKNKFSWKLFTGFIIFEIIFTIATAPIIAYYGPFKNVTKTLVGSAMTTLSHQWIATSFLSQERIDSILGGHNDESVKQDLSSNDIKLPKNHDENIDRKDIHKPGKFKGYILIVNDPTRVKVGYTSKLYKEGQLTSEMARDKEAVAAINGGSFEDTNGGKKWTGTGANPKGLILADGEIIHNDLVDGEERDMVALTKEGRLLVGPYSVAELKKLGATEAVSFGPAVIVNGKRVNVEGWGSAPRTAIGQREDGAIIMLVTEGRSFTGIGATLEDIQDAMLECGAVNATNLDGGSSSTMYYEDEVINTPSDSTGERTGASCMYVK, from the coding sequence ATGAATAAGAATTCTAAGAAAATAAAAAAGAAGAAAAAAAATAAGTTTTCGTGGAAGTTATTTACTGGATTTATTATATTCGAGATTATATTTACAATAGCAACTGCACCAATTATAGCCTACTATGGACCATTTAAAAATGTAACAAAGACACTAGTAGGTTCAGCTATGACAACATTAAGTCATCAGTGGATAGCTACTTCATTTTTATCACAGGAAAGAATAGATAGTATATTAGGTGGTCATAATGATGAAAGTGTAAAGCAAGATCTAAGTTCTAATGATATTAAACTACCTAAAAATCATGATGAAAATATAGATAGGAAAGATATACATAAACCGGGTAAATTTAAAGGATATATATTAATAGTTAATGATCCTACAAGAGTTAAGGTTGGATACACGAGTAAACTTTATAAAGAAGGACAGCTTACTAGTGAGATGGCTAGGGATAAGGAGGCTGTGGCAGCTATAAATGGTGGATCCTTTGAGGATACCAATGGAGGTAAAAAGTGGACGGGTACAGGAGCTAACCCTAAAGGTCTAATATTAGCTGATGGTGAGATAATACACAATGATCTTGTAGATGGTGAAGAAAGAGACATGGTTGCATTAACAAAGGAAGGTAGGCTTTTAGTAGGACCCTATAGCGTAGCTGAACTTAAAAAGCTTGGCGCTACAGAAGCCGTGAGTTTCGGACCAGCCGTTATAGTAAATGGTAAAAGGGTCAATGTAGAAGGTTGGGGAAGTGCACCTAGAACAGCTATAGGACAAAGGGAAGATGGTGCTATAATTATGTTAGTTACTGAAGGGAGAAGTTTTACAGGAATTGGAGCAACCTTAGAGGATATTCAAGACGCAATGTTAGAGTGTGGTGCAGTAAATGCCACTAATTTAGATGGTGGATCATCTTCAACTATGTATTATGAAGACGAAGTGATAAACACTCCAAGCGATAGTACAGGAGAAAGAACAGGTGCCTCTTGTATGTATGTAAAATAG